A single Xylella taiwanensis DNA region contains:
- a CDS encoding DUF1016 domain-containing protein: MPVLVIRDPYILDFPGSTAYLKEGDLEAAIIGEIESFLLVLRRPAEAHPDR; the protein is encoded by the coding sequence TTGCCCGTACTGGTGATCCGCGACCCCTACATTCTTGACTTTCCTGGGTCTACGGCATACCTGAAGGAAGGCGACTTGGAGGCAGCCATCATCGGCGAAATAGAATCCTTCTTGCTGGTCCTGCGTCGCCCGGCAGAAGCACATCCAGATCGATGA
- a CDS encoding PDDEXK nuclease domain-containing protein yields the protein MLFYRRKLRQRLVMELKIVECPAAYQGQMALYLRWLHKHRHEPEEAVSLGIICCVGKKCEWIGLLQLDTSSIHVAEFLTNVLSCAVQGAVSKITQEKA from the coding sequence TTGCTGTTTTATCGCCGTAAGTTGCGGCAGCGGTTAGTGATGGAGCTGAAGATTGTCGAGTGCCCGGCAGCGTACCAAGGTCAGATGGCGCTGTACCTGCGCTGGCTCCACAAGCACCGACACGAGCCAGAAGAAGCCGTGTCGCTGGGCATCATCTGCTGCGTCGGCAAGAAGTGCGAGTGGATCGGATTGTTGCAACTGGATACGTCGAGCATCCACGTTGCCGAGTTCCTAACAAACGTGCTGTCGTGTGCGGTACAAGGAGCAGTTTCGAAGATCACACAAGAGAAAGCATAA
- a CDS encoding YfbU family protein produces MMLATLIVKTGVEVETDVALVKHIIVGGHYGALGWEMPGVFHGHADQQSCIHCIVDVLDMWSCMKAAFETMGAADQAHLAKEATPFGEHVQFPSFDGHNGGEYLSIMRFLINDLDRFNRFRDGHHDLNSHSLTLNNDARMLRVFEPMRKTLISQH; encoded by the coding sequence ATGATGCTCGCCACGCTCATCGTGAAGACCGGGGTTGAGGTAGAAACGGACGTTGCCCTGGTGAAGCACATCATTGTCGGCGGGCACTATGGGGCACTCGGCTGGGAAATGCCGGGCGTTTTCCACGGGCACGCTGACCAGCAGAGCTGCATCCACTGCATCGTGGACGTGCTCGATATGTGGTCATGTATGAAAGCAGCATTCGAGACGATGGGCGCAGCAGATCAGGCGCACCTTGCCAAGGAAGCAACGCCGTTCGGGGAGCATGTGCAGTTCCCCAGCTTCGATGGGCACAACGGGGGTGAATACCTCAGCATCATGCGTTTCCTCATCAATGACTTAGATAGGTTCAACCGCTTCCGTGACGGACACCACGACCTGAATTCGCATTCCCTGACGCTCAACAACGACGCCAGGATGCTTCGGGTGTTTGAGCCAATGCGCAAGACGCTGATCAGTCAGCATTGA
- a CDS encoding putative quinol monooxygenase, producing the protein MNILTKTIGVFAMTMSMLLNASQTAMAAESNPPIMRIFEFVLAPSDVQPILEAGRKNIEASVRDEPGVLSMYCAVDKDNPTKVYVVEVYRNQTAYQAHVESAHFKAFLEAIKGKVRSRRVIETTPAVLGAKAFHWP; encoded by the coding sequence ATGAACATCTTGACCAAGACAATAGGAGTGTTCGCCATGACCATGTCGATGCTCTTGAACGCGAGCCAGACAGCGATGGCAGCCGAGAGCAATCCACCCATCATGCGTATCTTTGAATTCGTGCTCGCACCCAGCGACGTGCAACCGATCCTCGAAGCGGGCAGGAAGAATATCGAGGCTTCAGTGCGTGATGAGCCTGGCGTTCTTTCGATGTATTGCGCCGTCGATAAGGACAATCCGACCAAGGTGTATGTGGTCGAGGTCTACCGCAACCAGACGGCTTATCAAGCCCATGTGGAATCCGCACACTTCAAAGCATTCCTTGAAGCCATCAAGGGCAAAGTGCGTTCCCGGCGTGTCATAGAGACGACTCCCGCCGTACTCGGCGCCAAAGCATTCCATTGGCCATGA
- a CDS encoding LysR family transcriptional regulator — protein sequence MRDMFDGVQLFVEVVEAGGFTKAGERLSLTRSAVGKAIARLEVRLGVQLFQRTTRTQALTEEGQQYYERCVRAIEELRTAETILEHGRREVAGRLHVSLPVLFGRYCVAPILRNYAHQHPQLELALNFNDRHVDLIADGFDLAVRSGPLGNGTTLRARRLGSQRKILCASPDYLAARGEPRTLADLADHDLLAYWCHDRGMVWQLPDATGALVNIQVTSRLRFDDLEVLADTAAEGMGLAWLPDWLLRERIRRGELIGIWGDRPGATLECHVVWPAAQYLPLRCRLAIDMLAAELPKYLKVQDI from the coding sequence ATGCGGGACATGTTCGATGGCGTGCAGCTATTCGTTGAGGTCGTCGAGGCCGGCGGCTTCACCAAAGCAGGTGAACGGCTTTCACTGACGCGCTCGGCAGTCGGTAAGGCCATCGCGCGCTTGGAAGTGCGGCTCGGCGTCCAGCTTTTTCAACGGACGACGAGGACACAGGCCCTCACCGAAGAAGGCCAGCAGTATTACGAACGCTGCGTGCGTGCGATCGAGGAGTTGCGCACCGCTGAAACCATACTTGAGCACGGTCGGCGGGAAGTAGCCGGTCGGCTGCACGTGTCCTTGCCGGTACTGTTCGGACGGTACTGTGTTGCGCCAATCCTGCGCAACTATGCGCACCAGCACCCCCAGCTCGAACTCGCACTGAACTTCAACGACCGTCATGTTGACCTGATTGCCGACGGTTTCGACCTTGCAGTACGCAGCGGGCCCCTCGGCAATGGCACGACGCTGCGCGCGCGCCGCCTGGGGAGCCAACGTAAGATCCTGTGCGCCTCACCCGATTACTTGGCCGCGAGGGGCGAACCCCGCACGCTTGCAGATCTCGCAGACCACGACCTGCTCGCCTACTGGTGCCATGACCGTGGCATGGTCTGGCAGCTTCCCGACGCGACAGGCGCCCTGGTCAACATTCAAGTCACTTCCCGGCTGCGCTTCGATGATCTCGAGGTGCTTGCGGATACCGCGGCCGAGGGAATGGGCCTTGCCTGGCTGCCCGACTGGCTGCTCCGGGAACGGATACGACGCGGTGAACTCATCGGCATTTGGGGGGATCGTCCAGGCGCGACGCTGGAGTGTCATGTAGTCTGGCCTGCCGCCCAGTATCTGCCACTGCGCTGCAGGCTGGCGATCGACATGCTTGCCGCTGAATTGCCTAAATACCTGAAAGTCCAAGACATATAG
- a CDS encoding flavodoxin family protein encodes MLISIVYDSGYGHTARVAEAVAAGVREIQSANVRLMAVADGPVDWEILEKSEAIVFGSPTYNGLISAKLKQFFEDSTKPAWVAQKWRNKIAAGFTNSGAQHGDKLNSLVSMVLFAAQHGMIWVGLDLMPGHSSSTGSSDDLNRIGSWLGVMTQANNNESPEIAPPASDLKTAQHLGRRVAETVRRFQPV; translated from the coding sequence ATGTTGATTTCGATCGTATATGACAGCGGTTATGGACACACCGCACGGGTTGCTGAGGCCGTTGCGGCAGGTGTCCGGGAAATACAAAGCGCCAACGTCAGGCTCATGGCCGTTGCCGACGGACCGGTGGACTGGGAGATTCTGGAAAAGAGTGAAGCGATCGTTTTCGGTTCGCCAACCTATAACGGCCTGATCAGTGCGAAGCTCAAGCAGTTCTTCGAGGATTCCACCAAGCCAGCTTGGGTGGCGCAGAAATGGCGCAACAAGATCGCCGCTGGCTTCACCAATTCTGGAGCACAGCATGGCGATAAGCTCAACTCGCTTGTGTCGATGGTGTTGTTCGCGGCTCAGCATGGAATGATCTGGGTGGGACTCGACCTGATGCCTGGTCACAGCAGCAGTACTGGCAGCTCTGACGATCTCAACCGCATCGGAAGTTGGCTCGGTGTGATGACGCAGGCCAATAACAACGAGTCTCCGGAGATCGCGCCGCCCGCCAGCGATTTGAAGACGGCGCAGCATCTCGGCCGGCGTGTGGCGGAGACCGTGCGCCGCTTTCAGCCCGTGTGA
- a CDS encoding superoxide dismutase → MKLLCLDVPQPGASLEKYQPYMLDEARHAWKMYKGGIIRDIYFRQDRPGVAIIAEAESVDAARKLLAKFPLAEAGLIDWEVIPLGPFMGWEALFTAGNA, encoded by the coding sequence ATGAAACTGCTGTGTCTTGACGTTCCCCAGCCCGGTGCGAGTCTGGAGAAATACCAGCCGTACATGCTGGATGAAGCCCGCCACGCCTGGAAGATGTACAAGGGCGGTATCATCCGCGACATCTATTTCCGACAAGACCGCCCCGGTGTGGCCATCATTGCGGAAGCTGAGTCCGTCGATGCCGCCAGAAAGCTGCTTGCCAAGTTTCCTCTCGCCGAGGCCGGATTGATCGATTGGGAAGTGATTCCGTTGGGCCCTTTCATGGGCTGGGAAGCGCTTTTTACTGCTGGTAACGCTTGA
- a CDS encoding NAD(P)-dependent alcohol dehydrogenase, translating to MHVMSFAAQSATGPLEQFAFERRVPRSDDVVIDILYCGVCHTDLHLARNHSGFTTYPIVPGHEIIGRVREIGETVTRFKAGDLVGVGCMVDSCQHCQPCLKGWEQDCIEGATFTYNSADRQDGSITYGGYSDAIVVRDKFVLSLPDGLDPAGAAPLLCAGITTWSPLRRWNVDKDSKVAVVGLGGLGHMALKLAKALGADVTLFTCSAGKEEDALRLGADHVVLSGDLEQMKAVYGRFDVIIDTVPYDHDVNPYMPTLALEGVLVLVGYMGPLSTPVNAGGVVRGRRAISGSFIGGVPETQQMLDFCGQHGIVSDVEIIPIQKINAAYERMLKSDVKYRFVIDMASLTSLGD from the coding sequence ATGCATGTCATGAGTTTCGCCGCTCAATCGGCTACCGGCCCGCTCGAACAGTTCGCTTTCGAACGGCGCGTGCCGAGGTCGGATGACGTCGTCATCGATATCCTCTATTGCGGTGTCTGCCACACCGATCTGCATCTTGCTCGTAACCACAGCGGCTTTACGACGTATCCGATCGTGCCTGGCCACGAGATCATCGGGCGTGTACGCGAGATCGGTGAGACAGTCACCCGCTTCAAGGCTGGCGATTTGGTCGGTGTCGGCTGCATGGTTGATTCTTGTCAGCACTGCCAGCCTTGCCTCAAAGGGTGGGAGCAGGACTGCATTGAAGGTGCGACCTTCACTTATAACAGCGCTGATCGGCAGGACGGCAGTATCACCTATGGCGGCTATTCGGATGCCATTGTCGTGCGCGATAAGTTTGTACTGTCGTTGCCTGATGGTCTCGATCCAGCCGGAGCCGCACCGTTACTCTGCGCCGGCATCACCACTTGGTCGCCGCTGCGCCGCTGGAATGTTGACAAAGACAGCAAGGTTGCCGTGGTCGGTCTCGGCGGCCTCGGGCACATGGCTTTGAAGCTGGCCAAGGCTCTTGGTGCCGACGTAACCCTGTTCACATGTTCCGCTGGTAAAGAGGAAGATGCATTGCGTCTCGGAGCTGATCATGTTGTGCTGTCGGGCGATCTGGAGCAGATGAAAGCTGTCTACGGTCGCTTTGACGTCATCATCGACACCGTTCCTTATGACCACGACGTCAATCCTTACATGCCTACCCTGGCACTGGAAGGTGTACTTGTACTCGTCGGCTATATGGGACCGCTCAGCACGCCGGTGAATGCTGGAGGTGTGGTACGTGGCCGCAGGGCCATTTCGGGGTCCTTCATCGGCGGCGTGCCTGAAACCCAGCAGATGCTCGATTTCTGTGGACAGCACGGCATCGTCTCTGACGTCGAGATCATCCCCATCCAGAAAATCAACGCAGCCTATGAGCGCATGTTGAAGAGTGACGTCAAGTATCGTTTCGTCATCGACATGGCTTCGCTTACATCATTAGGAGACTGA
- a CDS encoding type 1 glutamine amidotransferase domain-containing protein yields the protein MTNHIKPILCVVTSHPIRGDSGEPTGFAMVELTHPLEVFEAAGIPVEIASIRGGHPPIDFFDLSDPVNARFWKHQAFRDALAHSLVLGDLDPSRYAAVFFVGGHGTMWDFADSLAVQKVIRDIWESGGIVAAVCHGPAALVNATLSDGSYLVAGKKVAAFTDAEETEVKYANVVPYLLASTLKQRGALHQPAPNWAKNVVIDGRLITGQNPASAHGVGQGVVDQLKVRA from the coding sequence ATGACCAATCACATCAAACCCATCCTGTGCGTAGTGACCAGCCATCCGATTCGGGGCGACAGCGGCGAGCCTACAGGGTTTGCGATGGTCGAGCTCACCCATCCGCTTGAGGTCTTCGAAGCGGCGGGTATCCCGGTGGAGATCGCTTCCATCCGTGGCGGCCACCCGCCGATCGACTTTTTTGACCTTTCCGACCCAGTCAACGCCCGCTTTTGGAAGCACCAAGCGTTCCGTGATGCGCTGGCCCACTCGCTCGTTCTCGGCGATCTCGATCCGTCGCGTTACGCGGCGGTCTTCTTTGTCGGTGGTCATGGCACGATGTGGGACTTTGCCGACAGTCTGGCAGTGCAGAAGGTGATCCGTGATATCTGGGAAAGCGGAGGTATTGTTGCCGCGGTGTGTCACGGTCCTGCTGCCTTAGTGAACGCAACACTCTCCGATGGCAGTTACCTTGTCGCCGGTAAGAAGGTTGCGGCTTTCACCGACGCGGAGGAGACCGAGGTCAAGTACGCCAATGTCGTGCCTTATTTGCTGGCAAGCACGCTTAAGCAGCGCGGTGCGTTACACCAGCCCGCACCCAATTGGGCCAAAAATGTTGTGATCGATGGACGCCTCATCACCGGCCAGAATCCAGCCTCGGCGCACGGTGTTGGCCAGGGGGTCGTCGACCAGCTCAAGGTCAGGGCCTGA
- a CDS encoding aldo/keto reductase, which yields MIKRKLGQGLEVSALSLGTMGYGKPREIPDRADMMALIRTAVDHGMDFFDTAEVYGPWTNEEMVGEALAPVRHKVKIATKFGWNVDQDTGERHSGVNSRPAQIRRSIDGSLKRLRTDHIDLYYQHRVDPDVPMEDVAGTVKELIAEGKVLWFGMSEASAQSIRRAHAVQPLAALQSEYSLWTREPEVDIIPTLEELGIGLVPYSPLGMGFLTGKIDVNTTFDSSDFRLQVPRFAEEARTANQKLIDLIRRIGETHGATPAQVALAWLLAQKPWIVPVFGTRKLERFEENIGALRVTLHQANLDEIQQANIVIQGARSPETTLRFTGR from the coding sequence ATGATCAAACGTAAACTTGGCCAGGGACTTGAGGTGTCGGCCCTGTCTTTGGGAACAATGGGCTATGGCAAGCCCCGGGAAATCCCGGATCGGGCGGACATGATGGCCCTCATTCGGACCGCTGTCGATCACGGTATGGACTTCTTCGATACCGCCGAGGTCTACGGCCCTTGGACTAACGAAGAGATGGTGGGCGAAGCGCTCGCGCCTGTGCGCCACAAGGTGAAAATCGCGACGAAGTTTGGCTGGAATGTCGACCAGGACACTGGAGAGCGTCACAGTGGTGTCAACAGCAGGCCCGCACAGATCCGCCGTTCCATTGATGGCAGTCTGAAGCGGCTGCGCACGGATCACATTGATCTTTATTACCAGCACCGGGTCGACCCCGATGTGCCGATGGAAGACGTGGCGGGGACGGTGAAAGAGCTGATCGCCGAGGGCAAGGTGCTTTGGTTCGGCATGTCTGAGGCGAGCGCCCAGTCGATCCGCCGGGCGCACGCTGTGCAGCCGCTTGCGGCGTTGCAAAGCGAATACTCGCTGTGGACACGCGAACCCGAGGTGGACATCATTCCGACGCTGGAGGAGTTGGGTATCGGTCTGGTGCCGTACAGCCCGCTGGGCATGGGTTTCCTGACCGGCAAGATCGACGTCAACACGACGTTTGACAGTTCAGATTTTCGTTTGCAAGTGCCCCGCTTCGCCGAGGAGGCCCGAACCGCCAACCAGAAGCTGATCGATCTCATCCGTAGGATTGGGGAAACGCATGGGGCGACGCCGGCTCAGGTGGCTTTGGCCTGGTTGCTTGCGCAGAAGCCGTGGATCGTTCCGGTGTTCGGTACGCGCAAGCTCGAACGCTTCGAGGAAAACATCGGTGCGTTGCGCGTGACACTCCATCAGGCGAACCTTGATGAGATTCAGCAGGCCAACATCGTCATCCAGGGTGCTCGATCTCCAGAGACCACTCTGCGTTTCACCGGTCGGTGA
- a CDS encoding amidohydrolase family protein, with translation MLNSSPITDERLADLGEKRLTLMDETGVDVQVLSLTTPGLNNLGELGIHLARHVNDLLAETVRINPARFQTLATLPFANAEAAASELRRAVVTLGAKGAILYGRLCDKHLDNALFEATFACAADLNVPLLIHPQIPPASVRDAYYTGFSAPVDLAFSTFGLGWHYEAGIEFVRMVLGGVFDRYPNLQVILGHWGEVVLAGSGIQTAQAFV, from the coding sequence GTGCTCAATTCCTCCCCCATCACCGATGAACGTCTCGCCGACCTCGGCGAGAAGCGGCTGACCTTGATGGACGAGACAGGTGTCGATGTGCAGGTGTTGTCGTTGACGACACCGGGATTAAACAATCTTGGGGAGCTCGGGATTCATCTGGCCCGGCACGTCAATGATCTACTGGCGGAGACCGTGCGCATCAATCCGGCGCGTTTCCAGACGCTCGCCACGTTACCTTTTGCGAATGCTGAAGCTGCCGCGAGTGAACTGCGGCGGGCAGTAGTGACACTGGGTGCCAAGGGTGCCATTTTGTATGGCCGGTTGTGCGACAAGCACTTGGACAATGCGCTGTTCGAGGCGACTTTTGCTTGTGCCGCCGATCTCAATGTTCCGTTGTTGATCCATCCGCAGATTCCGCCGGCGTCGGTACGCGATGCCTACTACACAGGTTTTTCTGCACCGGTCGATCTTGCTTTTTCGACCTTCGGTCTGGGCTGGCACTACGAGGCCGGTATTGAGTTCGTCCGGATGGTGCTGGGCGGTGTCTTCGATCGCTACCCTAATCTACAGGTCATCTTGGGGCACTGGGGCGAGGTAGTCCTTGCTGGATCGGGTATCCAAACGGCGCAAGCCTTTGTTTGA
- the glmU gene encoding bifunctional UDP-N-acetylglucosamine diphosphorylase/glucosamine-1-phosphate N-acetyltransferase GlmU — translation MSLPLHIVILAAGEGKRMKSAQPKVLHPIGGKPMLAHVITTARALAPDAIHVVYGHAGDQVRTAFADQIDLHWVEQTQQLGTGHAVQQAMPAIPNAAHVLVLYGDVPLIRAETLKHLPRASTPIAVLVTELANPAGYGHIVRNSEGKVAAIIEDKDANEEQRRIHTVNTGILCAESTALRLWLGKLSNTNAQREYYLPDIFASATAELTPANMIVVTDPQEVAGVNDPWQLTQLERTWQTYAARALCLQGTRVADPARLDQRGQIRIGHNVHIDVDVVLEGEIELGDDVVIGPFVRLKNVKLGPGTEIRAHCDLEGVITEGAALIGPFARLRQGTVLADGVHIGNFVETKNTSLGTNTKANHLTYLGDAQIGAKVNIGAGTITCNYDGVNKSITLIGDGAFIGSHSALIAPVSVGAGATLGAGTVLTRDAPAHQLTVARTPQITLAGWQRPSKKV, via the coding sequence CTGTCCTTACCCCTACACATCGTGATCCTCGCCGCCGGTGAGGGTAAGCGGATGAAATCGGCACAGCCCAAAGTGCTGCATCCAATCGGCGGAAAACCAATGCTCGCGCATGTGATCACGACTGCACGTGCACTCGCTCCAGACGCTATCCACGTGGTCTACGGCCATGCTGGTGACCAAGTACGCACGGCATTTGCAGATCAGATCGACCTGCACTGGGTCGAACAGACTCAGCAGCTGGGCACTGGGCACGCAGTACAACAAGCGATGCCGGCTATCCCGAATGCAGCACACGTATTAGTCCTGTATGGCGACGTACCGTTGATTCGTGCCGAAACCCTGAAACACTTGCCAAGAGCATCTACACCGATAGCCGTACTGGTGACAGAACTAGCAAACCCGGCCGGTTACGGCCACATCGTACGCAATAGCGAAGGCAAAGTCGCAGCCATCATTGAAGACAAAGACGCCAACGAGGAACAACGCCGTATCCATACTGTTAACACTGGCATCCTCTGTGCTGAATCAACAGCGCTGCGCCTCTGGCTAGGCAAACTATCGAATACCAATGCGCAGAGGGAGTACTACCTGCCCGACATCTTTGCCAGCGCCACAGCCGAACTCACACCAGCCAACATGATCGTGGTGACCGATCCACAAGAAGTGGCAGGTGTCAATGATCCCTGGCAGCTAACGCAACTGGAACGCACCTGGCAAACGTACGCAGCACGTGCATTGTGCCTACAAGGCACACGTGTGGCCGATCCAGCACGGCTGGACCAGCGGGGCCAAATACGGATCGGGCACAATGTGCACATTGATGTTGACGTGGTGCTGGAAGGCGAAATCGAGCTTGGCGATGACGTCGTCATTGGCCCATTCGTGCGGCTGAAGAACGTGAAACTTGGACCTGGTACCGAAATACGCGCGCACTGCGATCTGGAAGGCGTCATCACAGAAGGCGCAGCACTGATCGGCCCATTTGCGCGCCTACGCCAGGGAACAGTGCTAGCCGACGGCGTGCACATCGGTAACTTTGTTGAGACAAAAAACACATCCCTAGGTACCAACACCAAAGCCAATCACCTGACCTATTTAGGCGACGCACAGATCGGCGCCAAGGTGAACATCGGCGCCGGCACAATTACCTGCAACTACGACGGCGTCAATAAATCGATCACACTGATCGGTGATGGCGCCTTCATTGGCTCACATTCAGCACTGATCGCTCCCGTCAGCGTAGGAGCTGGCGCTACGCTCGGTGCCGGTACGGTACTGACCCGTGATGCACCAGCCCATCAGCTGACTGTGGCACGCACACCTCAAATCACCCTGGCTGGCTGGCAACGCCCGAGCAAGAAAGTCTAG
- a CDS encoding chorismate mutase, giving the protein MSLSSLLRRNIHLAAFIISLSLFGYAGQARSVPTALTTLLGTVATRNAIGDEVALSKWDSGKPVLDASREAAVLQSVRDQAPQHRLDPDLAARFFSAQIEANKLVQYQLLNLWQLRDKAPNRTRPNLITLRDRLDHLQIELLDALAQSVPLREQSNCPSEIARATETYAQQWHLDNIHRVALIRSFGDFCH; this is encoded by the coding sequence ATGTCATTGTCTTCCCTGTTGCGCCGCAACATACATCTTGCTGCATTCATTATTAGCCTGAGCCTTTTCGGGTATGCGGGCCAAGCACGCAGTGTCCCCACTGCATTGACGACGTTGCTGGGAACAGTGGCCACACGCAACGCGATCGGCGACGAAGTCGCACTAAGCAAATGGGACAGCGGTAAACCAGTGCTTGATGCCTCACGCGAGGCAGCGGTGTTACAAAGTGTACGCGACCAAGCACCACAGCACAGATTGGACCCAGATTTGGCTGCGCGCTTCTTCTCCGCACAGATTGAGGCCAATAAACTGGTGCAATATCAACTGCTGAATCTCTGGCAATTACGCGACAAGGCTCCAAATCGGACACGTCCGAATCTCATCACCCTGCGTGATCGCTTAGATCACCTGCAAATCGAGCTGCTCGACGCACTCGCACAGAGTGTACCGCTACGTGAGCAGAGCAACTGTCCATCTGAAATTGCCCGTGCAACCGAGACATATGCGCAACAATGGCATCTGGACAATATCCATCGTGTTGCCTTGATACGCAGTTTCGGCGATTTCTGCCACTGA
- a CDS encoding F0F1 ATP synthase subunit epsilon produces MSTIRCDIVSAEQEIFHGEATLVVATGELGELGIAPKHAPLITRLKPGKVVVTTLNGEQLDFAISGGILEVQPQVVTILADSAVRADAIDEAAVRKAKEEAERILTNRGETIDVAKAQQQLVEAVVQMQALERLRRTVKH; encoded by the coding sequence ATGAGCACTATCCGTTGTGACATCGTCAGCGCTGAGCAAGAAATCTTTCATGGCGAAGCCACCCTTGTCGTGGCCACTGGAGAACTCGGCGAACTGGGGATCGCCCCAAAGCATGCGCCGCTGATCACTCGTCTGAAACCTGGCAAAGTCGTCGTTACCACCCTCAACGGCGAACAGCTCGACTTTGCCATTTCTGGCGGCATCCTTGAGGTGCAACCGCAAGTTGTAACGATTCTGGCCGATTCAGCAGTACGTGCCGACGCCATTGACGAAGCAGCCGTCCGTAAAGCAAAGGAAGAAGCCGAACGCATCCTAACCAATCGTGGCGAAACCATTGACGTAGCTAAAGCACAACAGCAATTGGTTGAAGCTGTCGTACAGATGCAAGCATTAGAGCGCCTCCGCCGCACCGTCAAGCATTGA
- the atpD gene encoding F0F1 ATP synthase subunit beta has translation MSQGKIVQIIGAVVDVEFPRNDVPKVYNALKIDGTAIILEVQQQLGGGIVRTIALGSTDGLKRNLIAIDTGHAITVPVGTGTLGRIMDVLGNPIDEAGPITHSDRWEIHRTAPSYEDQASTTELLETGIKVIDLMCPFAKGGKVGLFGGAGVGKTVNMMELINNIAKAHSGLSVFAGVGERTREGNDFYHEMKDSNVLDKVAMVYGQMNEPPGNRLRVALTGLTMAEYFRDEKDSSGKGKDVLLFIDNIYRYTLAGTEVSALLGRMPSAVGYQPTLAEEMGVLQERITSTANGSITSIQAVYVPADDLTDPSPATTFAHLDSTVTLSRSIAALGIYPAVDPLDSSSRQMDPLVIGEEHYSTAQRVQQTLQKYKDLKDIIAILGMDELSEDDKLAVSRARKIERFFSQPFHVAEVFTGAPGKYVPLKETIRGFKAIVDGEYDHLPEQAFYMVGNIEEVVEKANKMTA, from the coding sequence ATGAGTCAGGGTAAGATCGTTCAGATCATCGGCGCAGTTGTCGACGTCGAATTCCCACGCAACGATGTACCGAAAGTATATAACGCACTGAAGATAGACGGCACAGCCATCATCCTGGAAGTGCAGCAGCAGCTCGGCGGCGGTATTGTGCGTACCATCGCGCTTGGCTCCACCGACGGCTTAAAGCGCAACCTGATTGCCATCGACACCGGCCATGCAATCACAGTCCCTGTCGGCACTGGTACATTGGGCCGCATCATGGATGTGCTAGGCAACCCAATCGACGAGGCTGGTCCGATCACGCATTCGGATCGTTGGGAAATCCATCGCACCGCTCCTTCGTATGAAGATCAAGCCTCAACCACCGAACTGCTGGAAACTGGAATCAAGGTCATCGACCTTATGTGTCCATTTGCCAAAGGCGGCAAAGTCGGCTTATTCGGCGGTGCCGGTGTCGGCAAGACCGTCAACATGATGGAGTTGATCAATAACATCGCCAAAGCACATAGTGGGCTTTCCGTGTTCGCTGGTGTTGGCGAGCGGACCCGCGAGGGTAACGACTTTTATCACGAGATGAAGGACTCCAACGTTCTCGATAAGGTAGCCATGGTGTATGGCCAGATGAACGAGCCTCCGGGTAACCGTTTGCGCGTTGCGCTCACCGGGCTCACCATGGCCGAGTACTTTCGCGACGAAAAGGACAGTAGTGGCAAAGGCAAGGATGTACTGTTATTCATCGACAATATCTACCGCTACACCTTAGCCGGTACGGAAGTATCCGCCCTGCTCGGCCGCATGCCCTCAGCAGTGGGCTACCAACCAACCCTCGCCGAAGAAATGGGGGTGCTGCAAGAACGTATCACCTCAACCGCAAATGGTTCGATCACCTCGATCCAGGCCGTGTACGTGCCTGCCGATGATTTGACTGACCCATCGCCTGCGACGACCTTTGCACATCTGGATTCAACAGTGACCCTATCGCGCTCGATCGCCGCATTAGGCATTTACCCAGCAGTAGATCCATTGGATTCGAGCAGTCGTCAGATGGACCCGCTAGTCATCGGCGAAGAACACTACTCTACCGCTCAGCGTGTCCAACAAACTCTGCAAAAGTATAAAGATCTGAAGGACATCATCGCGATCTTAGGAATGGATGAACTTTCCGAGGACGACAAACTAGCCGTGTCACGTGCACGCAAGATTGAGCGATTCTTCAGTCAACCATTCCATGTCGCAGAAGTATTCACCGGCGCCCCAGGTAAATACGTACCGTTAAAAGAGACAATCCGTGGCTTCAAAGCAATCGTCGACGGCGAATATGACCATCTGCCCGAACAAGCCTTCTATATGGTCGGCAACATTGAAGAAGTTGTCGAAAAAGCTAACAAGATGACAGCCTGA